The segment TTTTCAAACGGCAGTGAACGGTAAAGGGTTGGATCGGCTGCCACATCAAATAAAGGGCGATAGCCAAGAGAAATATAGAGCGCCGTGGCTTCCGGCTGGCGAAAGCCGGTGGAGAGATAGGCCCGCGTATAGCCAAGCTGAGCGGCTTTCTCTTCCAGCGCCAGCACGATCTTCCGCGCCAGGCCCTGACGGCGTAACTCAGTGTGGGTCCAGATCCGTTTCAGCTCGGCTGTCTCATCATCGTGGCTCATGAAAGCCCCGCCTGCAATGGTCTTGCCATTGCGCTGGAGCAGCAGAAAATCACCCAGCGGCGGCGTAAAAATCGCTGCCGGATAGCGGAGTATCTCTGCCAAAGCCCCGCCAGCACGGCTATCGGCGCCATATCGTCCATCATATTCGCTCACCAGCCCGTCAATCAGCGGCTGCGCTGCCGGGTCCTGAAGTGAGGACCGGACAAGAATGTCAGTCATAGGGTGTCTC is part of the Agrobacterium vitis genome and harbors:
- a CDS encoding GNAT family N-acetyltransferase, whose protein sequence is MTDILVRSSLQDPAAQPLIDGLVSEYDGRYGADSRAGGALAEILRYPAAIFTPPLGDFLLLQRNGKTIAGGAFMSHDDETAELKRIWTHTELRRQGLARKIVLALEEKAAQLGYTRAYLSTGFRQPEATALYISLGYRPLFDVAADPTLYRSLPFEKHIGTKAGQPATSPVYPPAASFEEATDRVKALKATQEAKITARLARFEATAA